Proteins co-encoded in one Aspergillus fumigatus Af293 chromosome 6, whole genome shotgun sequence genomic window:
- a CDS encoding putative amino acid transporter, giving the protein MSHITFSQTDTRSNNLHAPRDSLELASLASSSPESVGRSSASSSPSGISSSRKLSLEDEDPLSDAHSHANLESGRARPTRSYSISSAFDFGNALFPLSQTAGGYAPLGAPSALDRQAGTDGSLERNKTLTYLNGLSLVVGIIIGSGIFSSPSQVNANAGSPGASLIAWAVAGLLAWTGAASYAELGGAIPLNGGAQVYLSKIFGELVGFLFTWCAVLVLKPGSAAIIAIIFGEYVVRAVIHADAETVSPWISKGVAFGGVFLVTVLNCISTRLAARIGDFFMFFKFVALIGVTVIGIVVAVTGFSSTGSASKEWKEGWFKGTSKDISGWAVAIYAGLWAFDGWDNTNYVTGEFKNPSRDLPRVIHTAMPLVILSYLLANVSYFLVLPHSTIEASNTIAVQFGDKVFGSVGALVFALVVSASCFGALNATVFTSGRLVYAAGKEGYLPSMFGSLWSGRSSGMGSNRLQRRSWASKALARIFGENIRFGYTPINAMALNSALTAVYIIGGEFKTLVTFYGVAGYTFYFLTVLGLIVLRIREPYLARPYKTWISTPIIFCCVSLFLLSRAVIAEPLQTLIVVAFIIAGVPVYFFRIYQRDGKITFPGWKFWQASRRR; this is encoded by the exons TCGTcagcctcatcctcgccctcgggCATTTCCTCCTCACGCAAGCTCTCCCTCGAGGACGAGGATCCACTATCTGACGCACATTCGCACGCGAATCTTGAGTCCGGGCGAGCGCGGCCGACCCGATCATACTCcatctcttctgccttcgaTTTCGGCAATGCCCTCTTCCCACTATCGCAAACCGCCGGGGGCTATGCGCCCTTGGGGGCTCCCTCCGCACTTGACCGACAGGCGGGGACCGACGGCTCGTTGGAACGAAATAAAACATTGACGTATTTGAACGGTCTGTCACTGGTGGTTGGGATCATCATCGGATCTGGGATCTTTTCGTCGCCAAGTCAGGTCAATGCCAACGCGGGGTCTCCCGGTGCGTCCCTGATCGCATGGGCTGTCGCAGGGTTGCTGGCATGGACCGGGGCGGCCAGCTATGCGGAATTGGGTGGCGCTATCCCTCTCAATGGCGGGGCTCAGGTCTATCTCTCCAAGATTTTCGGGGAACTAGTTGGATTTCTTTTCACATGGTGCGCTGTTCTGGTGCTGAAGCCAGGGAGCGCCGCCATCATCGCGATCATCTTCGGCGAGTATGTCGTTCGAGCAGTGATACATGCAGACGCCGAGACGGTCAGTCCTTGGATTAGTAAGGGAGTCGCATTCGGGGGCGTGTTTCTGGTGACCGTGCTGAACTGCATATCGACCCGACTGGCTGCGCGCATAGGGGATTTTTTCATGTTCTTCAAGTTCGTTGCATTAATAGGAGTTACGGTCATAGGTATTGTCGTTGCCGTGACTGGGTTCTCTTCGACTGGGAGCGCCAGCAAGGAGTGGAAAGAAGGTTGGTTCAAGGGAACGAGTAAGGACATCTCCGGCTGGGCCGTTGCAATATACGCGGGTCTCTGGGCTTTTGATGGCTGGGACAAC ACAAACTATGTGACCGGCGAGTTCAAAAATCCTAGCCGGGATCTTCCCCGAGTGATCCACACGGCAATGCCGCTGGTGATCTTATCTTATTTGCTTGCCAACGTTTCGTATTTCCTTGTGCTACCCCATTCCACCATAGAAGCGAGCAATACCATTGCTGTCCAATTTGGCGACAAGGTGTTTGGCTCCGTGGGGGCGCTTGTTTTCGCCCTGGTGGTGTCTGCGAGCTGTTTTGGGGCCCTCAACGCAACGGTCTTCACCAGTGGTCGGCTGGTCTACGCTGCTGGCAAGGAAGGCTACCTGCCCTCGATGTTCGGCAGTCTCTGGAGTGGTCGATCCAGCGGCATGGGAAGCAATCGACTGCAGCGCCGCTCGTGGGCTAGCAAGGCGCTGGCCCGGATTTTCGGAGAAAACATCCGCTTCGGGTATACACCGATTAACGCCATGGCATTAAACAGCGCCTTGACAGCGGTATACATCATTGGCGGCGAGTTCAAAACGCTTGTCACATTCTACGGCGTCGCAGGGTACACCTTCTATTTCCTCACGGTCCTAGGCCTGATTGTCCTCCGAATCCGAGAACCGTACCTGGCGCGCCCCTACAAGACCTGGATTTCAACaccaatcatcttctgctgcgtgagcctctttcttttgagTCGCGCAGTTATCGCCGAGCCACTGCAGACGCTGATCGTCGtggccttcatcatcgctgGCGTCCCAGTCTACTTCTTTCGCATCTATCAGCGTGACGGGAAAATTACATTTCCCGGATGGAAGTTTTGGCAAGCCAGTCGACGTCGGTAA
- a CDS encoding CeGAL family transcription factor: MNPSPTNAVKKTPVRRACDNCRLRKIKCSLSQPCRACSQMGFECLFLQPQKKRGPTGNRVSQIRQQQQTQLLRKSSQSSLSDAYPYQRPITSRETGQHGVAPSVQDPTQWPIPQRGEASVSTDVVPPRSNTSIGPSWPATDTSSVDSQTNSAISWNERSDVEYWLPDNLDAQVPVFEFPGSNIYLKASLPSIIQPEQEAAGLQPHHVDTSNLALSTMGVMPAGPVPTRTTWPASIVEANMIPWIEVYFDRLHPTLPVLNRSSLFIRMLAQEHRRNPQFGAMLLSLCAFSLTQPIEIDERPTSSSRASQARSMMNEATKMRSCSDFGEHPTIEAVLTSFFLFGCLFGSNQHNAAWLRLREALDLAATLGLNNPDSYRDIPNDERGQRLRTYLVLSITERAYALQRRHPITFWGRPGFTMRSVHDFIHNATHSVVSGIIVHNEKDAEGMLGLARLMELFDAIDEEVVDCWNQRCNVNSGYCNNLTEEKALSIHQNLRRVCESERYKGYDWFERTKSVPGEVQSVQPTISMRETQCADVFITKKWLQNRVWVLCSTHGLLRPVSDHPELSFEYAITVAVDALKICQSLRLSSMEAHGIGLVEKLYDIAVSAIGISANVRQPLGEHSTASVAGSMAGPGVAPPGSLVGAMSPNTAAVHSTQSLAEDFMLLLNTLRGGNHPFMEKFKAYLSSLHIVGVGCSNWAQT, encoded by the exons ATGAACCCGAGTCCTACAAATGCCGTGAAGAAAACACCGGTCCGAAGAGCTTGTGATAATTGCCGACTGCGTAAGATAAAA TGCAGTCTTTCGCAACCATGTCGCGCGTGCAGTCAGATGGGGTTTGAATGCCTCTTCTTACAGCCCCAGAAAAAGCGGGGGCCAACTGGCAA TCGTGTGTCCCAAATTCgccagcaacaacagacTCAGCTGTTACGTAAGAGTTCCCAGTCGTCTCTTTCAGACGCCTATCCGTACCAGAGGCCGATTACCTCGCGGGAGACGGGACAGCATGGTGTTGCCCCGTCGGTGCAGGATCCCACCCAGTGGCCTATCCCCCAGCGTGGGGAGGCCTCAGTATCGACGGACGTAGTACCGCCGCGTTCAAACACCTCGATCGGGCCGTCGTGGCCTGCAACAGATACCTCGTCAGTAGATTCTCAGACCAATTCTGCCATCAGTTGGAATGAGCGCAGCGATGTTGAGTACTGGCTCCCCGACAATCTAGATGCGCAGGTGCCTGTATTCGAGTTTCCAGGAAGCAATATCTACCTAAAGGCATCGCTGCCGTCGATCATCCAACCGGAGCAGGAAGCTGCTGGATTGCAGCCGCATCATGTGGACACTTCAAACTTGGCTCTTTCTACTATGGGGGTCATGCCAGCCGGACCCGTTCCGACGAGAACAACGTGGCCGGCATCAATCGTCGAGGCCAACATGATTCCGTGGATTGAAGTCTACTTTGACCGTCTGCACCCGACTTTGCCTGTATTGAACAGGTCCTCCTTGTTCATTCGCATGCTGGCCCAAGAACATCGTAGAAACCCGCAGTTCGGCGCCATGCTATTATCTTTATGCGCTTTCTCCCTGACGCAACCTATCGAGATCGACGAACGGCCCACTTCCTCGTCCCGAGCCAGCCAGGCCAGATCGATGATGAACGAGGCGACGAAAATGCGGAGCTGCTCTGACTTTGGGGAACATCCAACAATCGAGGCTGTTCTCACCAGCTTTTTCCTGTTTGGATGTCTTTTCGGCAGCAACCAACACAATGCTGCGTGGCTCCGACTCCGGGAGGCCCTAGACCTTGCAGCGACACTGGGTTTGAACAACCCTGACTCGTATCGGGATATACCCAACGACGAAAGGGGCCAACGATTGCGGACCTATCTGGTCTTGTCTATTACAGAGAG AGCCTATGCCCTGCAACGGCGACATCCCATCACTTTCTGGGGGAGACCGGGGTTCACCATGCGTTCTGTCCATGATTTTATCCACAATGCAACACACAGCGTTGTTTCCGGTATCATAGTTCACAACGAAAAAGATGCCGAGGGAATGCTGGGTCTGGCCCGTTTAATGGAGTTGTTCGATGCCATCGATGAAGAGGTGGTTGATTGTTGGAATCAGCGCTGCAACGTCAATTCAGGCTATTGTAATAATCTcaccgaggagaaggcttTGTCCATCCATCAAAATCTCCGCAGAGTCTGCGAGTCCGAGCGATATAAGGGATATGACTGGTTTGAACGCACCAAGTCAGTCCCCGGTGAGGTCCAGAGCGTCCAACCGACAATCAGCATGCGGGAGACACAGTGTGCCGATGTGTTTATCACGAAGAAATGGCTGCAGAATCGGGTGTGGGTGTTGTGCTCCACTCACGGTCTCCTGAGACCTGTTTCCGACCACCCGGAGTTGTCTTTCGAATACGCCATCACGGTTGCTGTGGACGCGTTGAAGATATGCCAGTCATTACGGCTTAGCTCAATGGAAGCTCATGGAATTGGCCTA GTTGAGAAGCTGTACGACATTGCGGTCAGTGCGATTGGAATCTCTGCCAATGTCCGCCAGCCTCTTGGTGAGCATTCTACAGCCTCGGTGGCTGGCTCCATGGCAGGACCAGGCGTCGCCCCTCCTGGAAGCCTAGTGGGAGCCATGTCTCCAAACACAGCAGCCGTGCATTCTACTCAGTCGTTGGCCGAGGATTTTATGTTGCTTTTGAATACACTCCGAGGGGGCAATCACCCCTTTATGGAAAAATTCAAGGCGTATCTGAGTTCTTTGCACATCGTCGGGGTTGGGTGCAGCAACTGGGCGCAAACGTGA
- the invA gene encoding glycoside hydrolase family 32 protein: MHILPGSQHAAELDNSGTLIHSVHCDPEQKAKNIPQSTGIAQASSEWRPSYHLAAPRGWMNDPCGLGYDPTTGLYHLSFQWNPHGNDWGNISWGHATSSDLVSWQISPEPCLTPSAEYDRCGVFTGCFRSHGPDGKPGVLTYVYTSVNHLPLHYTLPYVKGSESLSIAVSRDHGKTWQRIDSNPIHPGAPAGLEVTGWRDPYLNCWPSLRAQRQGGVASPDLYGFISGGIAKESPTVFVYVVNPDNLTEWTYIGPLLHVGLNYRPSRWSGDLGVNWEVANFFTLTDGGVSRDIVIFGAEGCLSCEVGSKRVPRSLLWMCINVRPGLQAQSSGEPLADYSFSGIFDHGCCYAANSFWDPVTEEYVVYCWITEEDLPDRLRHRQGWSGIMSLPRLVRLVTLHNVKRAHQSKLESITSVEIERHSQGTQVRTLSVRPDPRLNILRTSARELHLSNVQLGSVAHQPPAFLPLRTARWEMTATFVIGTHCAAVGLEIGHSPDFHQRTTLSWIPYDETFTIERPPLHDAGINHVPETAPHTLFTFCNNEGEEVTEPLQIHAYFDASVLEVFVNSRTVISTRIYTPHAQVCTGLKFFASATESQPKPSTSAPAAVLVRADIWDGLSVIRDEIKH, encoded by the exons ATGCATATCCTTCCAGGATCCCAACATGCGGCAGAGTTGGACAACAGTGGAACTCTAATACACTCTGTCCATTGCGATCCAGAACAGAAAGCCAAGAATATCCCGCAATCGACGGGTATAGCTCAAGCGAGCTCTGAATGGCGACCGTCATACCATCTTGCTGCGCCCCGGGGGTGGATGAATGACCCCTGTGGGCTTGGGTATGACCCGACGACTGGACTGTACCACCTGTCCTTCCAATGGAACCCGCATGGGAATGACTGGGGCAACATCTCCtggggccatgccacctcCAGCGATCTAGTGTCCTGGCAAATATCCCCCGAACCATGTCTCACGCCGTCTGCGGAGTATGATCGATGCGGCGTGTTCACTGGCTGCTTCCGTTCTCATGGTCCAGATGGCAAGCCAGGTGTACTAACGTATGTATACACATCCGTAAATCACCTTCCACTCCACTATACTCTGCCGTATGTCAAGGGCAGTGAATCGCTCAGTATAGCTGTCTCCCGTGACCATGGCAAGACCTGGCAACGAATCGACAGTAATCCGATTCACCCCGGCGCCCCTGCAGGACTCGAGGTGACAGGCTGGAGAGACCCTTATCTGAACTGCTGGCCCTCGTTGCGGGCCCAGCGACAGGGTGGAGTGGCCTCCCCGGATCTGTATGGATTTATCTCCGGGGGCATCGCTAAAGAGTCCCCAACAGTCTTTGTATATGTCGTCAATCCCGACAATCTGACTGAGTGGACATATATCGGGCCTTTGCTTCATGTTGGCTTGAATTATCGACCCTCTCGATGGTCGGGGGATCTCGGCGTCAACTGGGAAGTTGCCAACTTCTTTACGTTGACAGATGGCGGCGTCTCCCGGGATATCGTGATCTTCGGCGCAGAGGGATGCTTGTCTTGCGAGGTTGGATCAAAGAGAGTACCGCGCTCTTTGCTCTGGATGTGCATTAATGTCCGACCTGGACTGCAGGCGCAAAGCAGTGGCGAGCCTCTCGCAGATTATTCATTCTCGGGGATCTTCGATCACGGGTGCTGCTACGCTGCAAACTCTTTCTGGGACCCGGTCACGGAGGAGTATGTCGTATACTGCTGGATTACAGAGGAGGATTTACCAGATCGCCTGCGCCATCGACAAGGCTGGAGTGGCATCATGTCTCTACCGCGACTAGTAAGGCTGGTGACTCTTCACAATGTCAAGCGAGCCCACCAGTCAAAGCTGGAATCCATTACGTCTGTCGAAATAGAGCGCCATTCGCAAGGTACTCAGGTCCGAACCTTGAGTGTCCGGCCTGACCCCAGGCTCAACATACTTCGAACATCGGCTCGAGAGCTGCATTTATCCAATGTACAACTGGGCTCTGTGGCCCATCAGCCCCCGGCATTCTTGCCCCTGCGCACTGCTAGGTGGGAAATGACCGCGACTTTCGTGATTGGGACGCATTGCGCGGCAGTAGGATTGGAAATCGGCCATAGCCCTG ATTTCCACCAGCGCACCACCCTATCATGGATACCATACGACGAGACGTTCACAATCGAACGGCCTCCGCTTCACGATGCCGGTATCAACCATGTCCCCGAGACCGCTCCGCATACTCTCTTCACCTTCTGCAACaatgaaggcgaggaggTGACGGAACCGCTTCAGATCCACGCCTATTTCGATGCAAGTGTGCTAGAAGTGTTTGTGAATAGCAGGACAGTCATCTCCACACGCATCTATACACCCCACGCGCAGGTCTGCACGGGGCTGAAATTCTTCGCCTCGGCAACCGAAAGTCAGCCGAAACCATCAAcatctgctcctgctgctgtgcTGGTGAGAGCAGATATTTGGGATGGACTGAGTGTGATTCGTGATGAAATTAAGCATTAG